A window of the Cystobacter fuscus genome harbors these coding sequences:
- a CDS encoding hybrid non-ribosomal peptide synthetase/type I polyketide synthase: MADQQSMDEGSGNDIAIIGMAGRFPGASDVHAFWSNLRQGVESISRFREDELESSPLVPDALRSHPDFVRAGGVLEGADLFDAGFFDIAPREAMWMDPQQRVFLECAWAALEDAAYEPGRFPGKIALYAGVGQSNHVLSLLGQVRKEPAALFEALGTTTAENATTKVSFKLKLRGESMALYTACSTGLVSVHMACQSLLMRQSDIALAGAVRISLPQRTGYLFQEGMIFSPDGHCRAFDARAQGTISGNGVGVVVLKPLADALRDGDHVYAVIKGSAINNDGHLKVGYTAPSVEGQSDVISEALAYAGASAGDIDYVEAHGTGTPLGDPIEIAALTRAFRRDTDAQRFCALGSVKTNIGHLDTAAGIAGLLKATLALHHEELPPSLHFERPNPAIDFAASPFFVLTGRQDWKRGERPRLAGVSSFGIGGTNAHTILGEAPLVARQPSTRSRQLVTLSARTPSALEAMTRELAAHLDAHPGVDVADLAFTRAVGRKGFEHRRALVVEDVASLAARLKSPPTARSLSHLEAAREQRVVFLFPGQGAQSVGMARELYVSEPVFREHADACLEPLASLLGRDLRSLLYPAPGQESPAREALADPRYAVPALFSVEYALAHLWMHWGIEPHALLGHSLGEYAVACFAGVLSLEDALKLVVARGRLMASMPPGAMTAVACSEEVLRPLLVGGLSLAALNGDSRWVVSGPVEEIEALEREFAGRKVSTMRLPTRQAFHSAAVEPLMAPLQEVLAGLRLSPPQRPYVSSLTGTWIRAEEATDPSYWARQMREPVRFAEGLETLLREGYSLFVEVGPDQSLTGLSRTRLRGQSGALAVPSLPRAGGSASEQATLLEALGELWSAGLEVRWDRFYSHERRLRLSLPTYPFERQRFALESRWLEPEAPTPAPALPAPAPVIPAAAPVAASGQGPRNDIERQVMEIWRERLGIADLGLHDNFLELGGNSLMAAQMLTRLRETFPVQLPLSDLFEAPTVAGVASRIEARLKEQGPGVGRVPVPPLVPVPREGELPLSFVQERVCALDRFVPGNPVLNMPVALRLTGSLDVAVLERSLAEVIRRHEALRTTYATVDGRAVLRVLPSLSLPLSVTVLEGSPEAREAEALRLAREEAARPFSLEKGPVIRAGLVRIDTDVHLLLATVHHVVSDTLSMVVLVRELAALYGAFVQGQPSPLPPLSVQYLDYAAWQRRALASGAFASQHAYWTERMARPPAPLALPVDRPRDSVRQLLGTRRVFGFSRRLTNAVHALGQREGFTDFMILLAAFKALLARYAGHEDIVVGTPIGNRTRGELEPLIGYVAHAVPLRTDLSGDPSFLELLSRVRDTTLGAYANPDIPYEHLVRELEPAKDPERARLFDALFVLHAGFPSSMELSGLRLKLVDVPDVPAQFGATLSHLSIFMGEGEHGFEGSLEYAAELFEPPTIDRLLGHLEALLDAAVADPHQRLSALPLLTDAERPPAATPLPAPEVTPLPALLAQQASLAPEALAVLAGVRSFTWRELRDQSLRLSRLLVQRGVGPGRLVAVCLEPSAERLVALWSVMEAGGAWVLLPPARLRELASLSPEGVEPPLLLTHSRLQTSLVLDASRVLRVDALSEVDTASLAPLPRATPDAGAMVCLEPLASASGAPLQGIHTHRTVAHLLHALDEAQGSAPGGAWLWSEEPGVHGGGLEVLWALSRGLRVVLPPESPHSRFVPVGRGASSRRALDFSLSYFANDEDGLGRRKYQLLLDGARFADTHGFSAIWTPERHFHAFGGLYPSPAITGAGIATVTERIGIRAGSVVIPLHDPIQVAEEWAMIDNLSGGRAGVSFASGWHANDFVFAPDNYARRKEIMLRGIEAVRHLWRGGSVRRRNGDGQEVEISIRPRPVQAELPFWLTAAGSPDTFRLAGEMGAHVLTNLMGQQLDSLAEKVALYREAWRQHGHGPGRGHVSLMIHTFVGSDVAEVRRTVREPLLRYFRGSVDIFSGFAASQGLKVDPRALTPGDMDALLEHGLERYLEDGGLFGTPESCLPMIERVRRLDVDELACLVDFGASTEATLGSLPHLDALRRRSQPEDTGPATVVLHESGAEMEALLALVRDAGVTHLHCTPALARALVAMPGVAEALRPVRRLLVDGVAPELAASLARAAGVEVVRREHAFGPGTWLPVRPEASPEPSILPPPPAHVRLQVLDSRGQPVPVGVAGALAVGGGWVPQGFWLAPEATRDRLVPHPSEVGARLLTTGQRARLRADGSVELLEAKPSSAPRPAPARSPAPAARGEQGSRAEGPPPITRVPREQSLPLSFAQQRLWYLDQLEPGNVAYNNASAIRLSGNLDVSALERAIAEVVRRHEALRTTFSLEDSGPVQHIAPSLSVPLERTVLEDSGEREAAIARWAREEARRPFELSAGPLLRTALLRVHDTEHVLLVTPHHIVSDGWSAGVMMKELAVLYASFVKGAPAPLPELPVQYADYAAWQHQWMRGPALDAGVSWWKETLADVPMLRLPTDRPRPAVQTYRGARHHFSVPRSLADSLGALARREGATPFMVLMAAFQLLLSRYSGQEDFAVGTAVAGRDRPELEPLVGCFINSVVLRAGLSGDPTFLELLGRVRTTSLGAFAHQDTPFEKLVDALNVTRDLGHSPLFQTMLVLHNTPMPTVKLAGLTLSGMELDMGASKMDLVLEMREGPEGLGAGLEYNTDLFDAATIARMGEHFLRLLEGITQRPEQRLSALSLLSDAERQRLLTEWNPPLPRADATTVWALFEEQAARTPDAPALADATVVLSYRELCTRAHRIAHLLRRQGVGPESVVALGLERPLDVVSSILGTLAAGGAWLPLDLAHPPERMRLVLDEAGARVVLTRAALSGRFEGREGRAVVALEDAASEPATPPGSPPEPHHAAYVLFTSGSTGVPKGVVVEHRQLVHATRARAQVYGAPGICVSLSPFTFDASLAGLFWTLLHGGTMRFPEAGVMEDPRALAASLARHGVTHLVGFVPALYAQILAAAPAGGLSCVRAVCLGGEVFPRELVRAHHEALPNTPLYNEYGPTEATIWCTQHRVDPSDSGPVPIGRPIPGSRVYVLDERLQLAPVGVPGELFVGGPGVARGYLGRPGPTSERFLVDPFEPSPGARLYRTGDRVRWRADGVLEFLGRQDGQVKVRGFRIETGEVEAALASYPGLREVAVVVREDGRGVRRLVGYVVPQRRPGPEAEALRAFLRERLPEYMVPATFVELEALPRTRPGKVDTRALPAPEFQSGGRSTAYVAPRNELEERLAGLWREVLGVERVGVDDNFFELGGDSILSIQIVTRAARAGIELSPRQLFQNPTVARLAAVANTRLAVRAEQEPVTGPVALSPIQRWFFDQAPAEPHHWNMSLFLEVRGALDVEVLERALTHVTEHHDALRLRFAREADGWRQVCEAPGMPPRVEQVDLSGVAAELQAAELERRATQVQGSLRLEEGPLLRAVLFHLGAGRSGRLLLVLHHLVVDGVSWRILLEDLLTAYSRLSVGAAPELPPKTTSFQAWARGLSEHARSDALEAERSWWLARPWSRVTRLPVDGSGGDNSEGLVRSVSGSLTAEETRALLQDVPRAYHTQINDVLLTALAQVVGRWTGNPLVLVDVEGHGREELLAGLDVSRTVGWFTTYFPALLDLQEAKGPGEALRAVKEQLRAVPSKGMGFALLRHLVEPSPLVALPRAELSFNYLGQVDGALAEGGLLALAPESAGAQRGPGNRRPHLLDVVGAVVGGRLQLTWSYGQAPHREDTVARLAADFLTRLRELIAHCQSPEAGGHTPSDFPLAKVKQNQLDKLSARFGKKTR; this comes from the coding sequence ATGGCTGATCAGCAGTCGATGGATGAGGGGAGCGGCAACGACATCGCGATCATCGGCATGGCGGGGCGCTTCCCCGGTGCCTCGGACGTGCACGCCTTCTGGAGCAACCTGCGCCAGGGCGTCGAGTCCATCTCCCGCTTCCGCGAGGACGAGCTGGAATCATCGCCGCTCGTCCCGGACGCGTTGCGCTCGCACCCGGACTTCGTGCGCGCCGGCGGTGTGCTCGAGGGCGCCGACCTCTTCGACGCCGGTTTCTTCGACATCGCCCCGCGCGAGGCGATGTGGATGGATCCCCAGCAGCGCGTCTTCCTGGAGTGCGCCTGGGCCGCGCTCGAGGACGCCGCGTACGAGCCCGGCCGCTTCCCGGGGAAGATCGCCCTCTACGCCGGCGTGGGCCAGTCCAACCACGTGCTGTCCCTGCTCGGACAGGTGCGCAAGGAGCCCGCCGCCCTCTTCGAGGCGCTCGGCACCACCACCGCCGAGAACGCCACCACCAAGGTCTCCTTCAAGCTCAAGCTGCGCGGCGAGAGCATGGCGCTCTACACCGCCTGCTCCACCGGCCTCGTCTCCGTCCACATGGCCTGCCAGAGCCTGCTGATGCGGCAGTCCGACATCGCCCTGGCCGGCGCCGTGCGCATCTCCCTTCCCCAGCGCACCGGCTACCTCTTCCAGGAGGGGATGATCTTCTCCCCCGACGGGCACTGCCGCGCCTTCGACGCGCGCGCCCAGGGCACCATCAGCGGCAACGGCGTGGGCGTCGTCGTCCTCAAGCCGCTCGCGGACGCGCTGCGCGATGGGGACCACGTCTACGCCGTCATCAAGGGCTCGGCCATCAACAACGATGGTCACCTCAAGGTCGGCTACACCGCCCCCAGCGTCGAGGGCCAGTCCGACGTCATCTCCGAGGCGCTCGCCTATGCCGGCGCCAGCGCGGGGGACATCGACTACGTGGAGGCCCACGGCACCGGCACGCCGCTCGGGGATCCGATAGAGATCGCCGCGCTCACCCGCGCCTTCCGCCGCGACACGGACGCCCAGCGCTTCTGCGCGCTCGGCTCGGTGAAGACGAACATCGGGCACCTGGACACCGCCGCGGGCATCGCCGGCCTGCTCAAGGCCACGCTCGCGCTCCACCACGAGGAGCTCCCGCCCAGCCTCCACTTCGAGCGCCCCAACCCCGCCATCGACTTCGCGGCGAGCCCCTTCTTCGTCCTCACCGGCCGCCAGGACTGGAAGCGCGGCGAGCGGCCCCGACTCGCGGGCGTCAGCTCCTTCGGCATCGGCGGCACCAACGCGCACACCATCCTCGGCGAGGCCCCACTCGTGGCCCGGCAGCCGAGCACCCGCTCCCGGCAGCTCGTCACGCTCTCGGCCCGCACTCCCTCCGCCCTGGAGGCGATGACGCGTGAGCTGGCCGCCCACCTGGACGCCCACCCCGGCGTGGACGTCGCGGACCTGGCCTTCACCCGCGCCGTGGGTCGCAAGGGCTTCGAGCACCGGCGCGCCCTCGTCGTGGAGGACGTGGCCTCGCTCGCCGCCCGGTTGAAGTCGCCCCCCACGGCCCGGAGCCTTTCCCACCTGGAGGCCGCCCGCGAGCAACGCGTGGTCTTCTTGTTCCCCGGCCAGGGCGCGCAGTCCGTGGGCATGGCGCGCGAGCTGTACGTCTCCGAGCCCGTCTTCCGGGAGCACGCCGACGCGTGCCTCGAGCCGCTGGCGTCCCTGTTGGGCCGGGACTTGCGCTCGCTCTTGTACCCGGCGCCCGGACAGGAATCCCCGGCGCGTGAGGCCCTCGCGGATCCCCGCTACGCCGTGCCCGCGCTCTTCTCCGTGGAGTACGCGCTGGCCCACCTCTGGATGCACTGGGGCATCGAGCCCCATGCCCTGCTCGGACACAGCCTGGGCGAGTACGCCGTCGCGTGCTTCGCGGGTGTGTTGTCCCTGGAGGACGCGCTGAAGCTCGTGGTGGCGCGCGGCCGGTTGATGGCCTCCATGCCCCCGGGCGCGATGACCGCCGTGGCCTGCTCCGAGGAGGTGCTGCGTCCGCTCCTGGTGGGTGGGCTCTCGCTGGCCGCCCTCAATGGCGACTCGCGCTGGGTCGTGTCCGGCCCCGTCGAGGAGATCGAGGCCCTGGAGCGGGAGTTCGCGGGCCGGAAGGTGAGCACGATGCGCCTGCCCACGCGCCAGGCCTTCCACTCGGCCGCCGTGGAGCCGCTCATGGCTCCGCTCCAGGAGGTGCTCGCGGGACTGCGCCTGTCTCCGCCCCAGCGCCCCTATGTCTCCAGCCTCACCGGGACGTGGATCCGCGCCGAGGAGGCCACGGATCCCTCCTACTGGGCTCGGCAGATGCGCGAGCCCGTGCGCTTCGCCGAGGGCCTCGAGACCCTGCTGCGCGAGGGGTACTCCCTCTTCGTGGAAGTGGGGCCGGATCAGTCCCTCACCGGTCTCTCCCGCACGCGCCTGCGGGGACAGTCCGGTGCCCTCGCCGTGCCGTCGCTGCCTCGCGCGGGTGGCTCCGCGTCCGAGCAGGCCACACTCTTGGAGGCGCTCGGTGAGCTGTGGAGCGCTGGCCTCGAGGTGCGCTGGGACCGCTTCTACTCGCACGAGCGGCGCCTGCGGCTGTCCCTGCCCACCTATCCCTTCGAGCGGCAGCGTTTCGCCCTGGAGTCCCGCTGGCTGGAGCCCGAGGCGCCCACGCCCGCTCCGGCCCTTCCCGCGCCCGCTCCCGTCATTCCGGCCGCCGCTCCCGTCGCCGCGTCCGGGCAGGGTCCTCGCAACGACATCGAGCGTCAGGTGATGGAGATCTGGCGCGAGCGGCTGGGCATCGCGGACCTGGGTCTCCATGACAACTTCCTGGAGCTGGGCGGCAACTCGCTGATGGCCGCGCAGATGCTCACGCGCCTGCGCGAGACCTTCCCCGTGCAGCTCCCGCTGAGCGATCTCTTCGAGGCCCCCACGGTGGCGGGGGTCGCCTCGCGCATCGAGGCGCGCCTGAAGGAGCAGGGGCCCGGCGTGGGCCGCGTCCCGGTGCCGCCGCTCGTTCCCGTTCCTCGCGAGGGCGAGCTGCCGTTGTCCTTCGTCCAGGAGCGCGTGTGCGCCCTGGATCGCTTCGTGCCCGGCAACCCGGTGCTCAACATGCCCGTGGCCCTGCGGCTGACGGGTTCGCTCGACGTGGCCGTGCTGGAGCGGAGCCTCGCCGAGGTCATCCGCCGTCACGAGGCCCTGCGCACCACCTACGCCACCGTGGACGGACGCGCCGTGCTCCGCGTCCTCCCCTCGCTGTCGCTGCCCCTCTCCGTCACCGTGCTCGAAGGTTCGCCGGAGGCGCGCGAGGCCGAGGCGCTGCGGCTCGCCCGCGAGGAGGCGGCCCGGCCCTTCTCCCTGGAGAAAGGTCCCGTCATCCGCGCGGGTCTCGTGCGCATCGACACGGACGTCCACCTGCTGCTCGCCACCGTGCACCATGTCGTCTCGGACACCTTGTCCATGGTGGTGCTCGTGCGCGAGCTGGCGGCGCTCTACGGGGCCTTCGTCCAGGGCCAGCCCTCGCCGCTTCCGCCCCTGTCCGTGCAGTACCTGGACTACGCCGCCTGGCAGCGCCGGGCCCTGGCCTCGGGCGCCTTCGCCTCCCAGCACGCCTACTGGACCGAGCGCATGGCGCGGCCTCCCGCTCCGCTCGCGCTGCCCGTGGACCGTCCGCGGGACTCCGTCCGCCAGCTCCTCGGCACCCGCCGCGTGTTCGGCTTCTCCCGCCGCCTCACCAACGCCGTCCACGCGCTCGGCCAGCGCGAGGGCTTCACCGACTTCATGATCCTCCTGGCCGCCTTCAAGGCGCTGCTGGCCCGCTACGCGGGACACGAGGACATCGTCGTGGGCACGCCCATCGGCAACCGCACCCGGGGCGAGCTGGAGCCGCTCATCGGCTACGTGGCCCACGCCGTCCCCCTGCGCACGGACCTCTCGGGAGACCCCTCCTTCCTGGAGCTGCTGTCCCGCGTGCGCGACACCACGCTCGGCGCCTACGCGAACCCGGACATCCCCTACGAGCACCTCGTGCGCGAGCTGGAGCCCGCCAAGGATCCCGAGCGCGCCCGCCTGTTCGACGCGCTCTTCGTCCTCCACGCCGGCTTCCCCTCGAGCATGGAGCTGTCCGGCCTCCGGCTGAAGCTCGTGGACGTGCCGGACGTGCCCGCCCAGTTCGGCGCCACGCTCTCCCACCTCTCCATCTTCATGGGCGAGGGCGAGCACGGCTTCGAGGGCAGTCTCGAATACGCCGCCGAGCTGTTCGAGCCGCCCACCATCGACCGGCTGCTCGGCCACCTCGAGGCGCTCCTCGACGCCGCCGTGGCCGACCCGCACCAGCGGCTCTCCGCGCTGCCCCTGCTCACCGACGCCGAGCGCCCTCCGGCCGCCACTCCGCTCCCGGCTCCCGAGGTGACGCCCCTGCCGGCCCTGCTCGCGCAACAGGCTTCGCTCGCTCCCGAGGCGCTCGCCGTCCTCGCTGGTGTCCGGAGCTTCACCTGGCGCGAGCTGCGCGATCAGTCCCTGCGACTCTCCCGGCTGCTCGTCCAGCGGGGCGTGGGTCCGGGGCGGCTCGTCGCCGTGTGCCTGGAGCCCTCGGCCGAGCGGCTCGTGGCCCTCTGGTCCGTGATGGAGGCCGGTGGGGCCTGGGTCCTCCTGCCTCCCGCGCGGCTTCGCGAGCTGGCCTCGCTCTCTCCCGAAGGCGTGGAGCCCCCGCTGCTGCTCACGCACTCGCGGCTCCAGACGAGTCTGGTGCTCGACGCCTCCCGGGTGCTGCGCGTGGATGCGCTGTCCGAGGTGGACACCGCTTCGTTGGCGCCGCTCCCCCGGGCCACTCCGGACGCCGGGGCCATGGTGTGCCTCGAGCCCCTGGCCAGTGCCTCCGGGGCTCCGCTCCAGGGCATCCACACGCACCGCACCGTGGCGCACCTGCTCCACGCGCTCGATGAGGCGCAGGGCTCGGCGCCCGGGGGCGCGTGGCTCTGGTCCGAGGAGCCCGGTGTGCACGGAGGCGGCCTGGAGGTGCTCTGGGCCCTGAGCCGGGGCCTGCGGGTCGTCCTTCCTCCCGAGTCCCCTCACTCGCGGTTCGTGCCGGTGGGGCGGGGGGCTTCGTCCCGCCGCGCGCTGGACTTCAGCCTCTCGTACTTCGCCAACGACGAGGATGGGCTCGGCCGGCGCAAGTACCAGCTCCTGCTCGACGGTGCCCGCTTCGCCGACACGCATGGGTTCTCGGCCATCTGGACGCCCGAGCGCCACTTCCACGCCTTCGGTGGCCTCTACCCGAGCCCCGCCATCACCGGCGCGGGCATCGCCACCGTCACCGAGCGCATCGGCATCCGCGCCGGCAGCGTCGTCATCCCCCTGCACGACCCCATCCAGGTCGCGGAGGAGTGGGCGATGATCGACAACCTCTCCGGAGGCCGCGCGGGCGTGTCGTTCGCCTCGGGGTGGCATGCGAACGACTTCGTCTTCGCTCCCGATAACTACGCGCGCCGCAAGGAGATCATGCTGCGCGGCATCGAGGCGGTGCGCCACCTGTGGCGGGGCGGCTCGGTGCGCCGCCGCAACGGCGATGGCCAGGAGGTGGAGATCTCCATCCGGCCCCGTCCCGTGCAGGCCGAGCTGCCCTTCTGGCTGACGGCCGCGGGCAGCCCCGACACCTTCCGGCTCGCGGGGGAGATGGGCGCCCACGTGCTCACCAACCTGATGGGCCAGCAGCTCGACTCGCTCGCGGAGAAGGTGGCGCTCTACCGCGAGGCGTGGCGGCAGCACGGGCATGGTCCCGGCCGGGGCCACGTGAGCCTGATGATCCACACCTTCGTGGGCTCGGACGTGGCCGAGGTGCGCCGCACCGTGCGCGAGCCCCTGCTGCGCTACTTCCGCGGCTCGGTGGACATCTTCAGTGGCTTCGCCGCGAGCCAGGGGTTGAAGGTGGATCCGCGCGCGCTGACGCCCGGGGACATGGACGCGCTGTTGGAGCACGGGCTCGAGCGCTACCTGGAGGACGGCGGCCTGTTCGGCACGCCCGAGTCCTGCCTCCCGATGATCGAGCGGGTGCGGCGGCTGGACGTGGACGAGCTGGCCTGCCTCGTGGACTTCGGCGCGAGCACCGAGGCGACGCTGGGCAGCCTGCCGCACCTGGACGCCTTGCGGCGGCGCTCCCAGCCCGAGGACACCGGCCCGGCCACCGTCGTGCTGCACGAGAGCGGCGCGGAGATGGAGGCCCTGCTGGCGCTCGTGCGCGACGCGGGGGTCACCCACCTGCACTGCACGCCCGCGCTGGCCCGCGCGCTCGTCGCGATGCCCGGAGTGGCCGAGGCGCTCCGTCCGGTGCGCCGGCTCCTCGTCGACGGGGTGGCTCCCGAGCTGGCCGCCTCGCTCGCTCGCGCGGCCGGGGTGGAAGTGGTGCGCCGTGAGCACGCGTTCGGGCCCGGCACCTGGTTGCCCGTGCGTCCCGAGGCGAGTCCGGAGCCCTCCATCCTTCCGCCTCCTCCGGCGCATGTGCGGCTCCAGGTGCTCGACTCGCGAGGCCAGCCCGTTCCCGTGGGCGTGGCCGGAGCGCTGGCCGTGGGCGGGGGTTGGGTGCCCCAGGGCTTCTGGCTGGCCCCGGAGGCCACGCGCGATCGGCTCGTGCCCCATCCGTCCGAGGTGGGCGCGCGGTTGCTCACCACGGGGCAGCGCGCCCGCCTGCGCGCCGACGGCTCCGTGGAGCTGCTCGAGGCGAAGCCCTCCTCGGCGCCCCGTCCGGCTCCCGCCCGGTCTCCGGCTCCCGCCGCTCGCGGGGAGCAGGGTTCCCGTGCCGAGGGCCCTCCCCCCATCACCCGCGTGCCGAGGGAGCAGTCCCTGCCGCTCAGCTTCGCCCAGCAGCGGCTGTGGTACCTGGATCAGCTCGAGCCCGGGAACGTGGCCTACAACAACGCGTCCGCGATCCGTCTGAGCGGGAACCTGGACGTCTCCGCGCTGGAGCGAGCCATCGCCGAGGTGGTGCGCCGCCACGAGGCCCTGCGGACCACCTTCTCCCTGGAGGACTCCGGTCCCGTCCAGCACATCGCCCCCTCGCTGTCCGTGCCCCTGGAGCGCACGGTGCTGGAGGACTCCGGCGAGCGTGAAGCGGCGATCGCCCGGTGGGCCCGCGAGGAGGCCCGGCGTCCCTTCGAGCTGTCCGCGGGGCCGCTGTTGCGCACGGCGCTGCTGCGCGTGCACGACACGGAGCACGTGCTGCTCGTCACCCCGCACCACATCGTCTCCGATGGCTGGTCCGCGGGCGTGATGATGAAGGAGCTGGCCGTGTTGTATGCCTCCTTCGTCAAGGGTGCTCCGGCGCCGCTGCCCGAGCTGCCCGTGCAGTACGCGGACTACGCCGCGTGGCAGCACCAGTGGATGCGTGGCCCCGCCCTGGACGCGGGCGTGTCCTGGTGGAAGGAGACGCTGGCCGACGTGCCCATGCTGCGCCTGCCCACGGACCGTCCCCGGCCGGCGGTGCAGACGTACCGGGGCGCCCGGCACCACTTCAGCGTGCCCCGGAGCCTCGCCGACTCGCTGGGAGCGCTCGCCCGACGCGAGGGGGCCACGCCCTTCATGGTGCTCATGGCCGCCTTCCAGTTGCTCCTGTCGCGCTACAGCGGGCAGGAGGACTTCGCGGTGGGCACCGCCGTGGCGGGCCGCGACCGGCCCGAGCTGGAGCCCCTCGTCGGCTGCTTCATCAACTCGGTGGTCCTGCGCGCCGGGCTCTCTGGAGACCCGACGTTCCTGGAGCTGCTGGGCCGCGTGCGCACCACCTCCCTGGGCGCCTTCGCCCACCAGGACACGCCCTTCGAGAAGCTCGTGGACGCGCTGAACGTCACCCGAGACCTCGGCCACTCGCCGCTCTTCCAGACGATGCTGGTGCTGCACAACACGCCCATGCCCACGGTGAAGCTCGCGGGGCTCACCTTGAGTGGCATGGAGCTGGACATGGGCGCCTCCAAGATGGACCTCGTGCTGGAGATGCGCGAGGGCCCGGAGGGCCTGGGGGCCGGGCTCGAGTACAACACCGACCTCTTCGACGCGGCCACCATCGCCCGCATGGGCGAGCACTTCCTGCGCCTGCTGGAGGGCATCACCCAGAGGCCGGAGCAGCGGCTCTCCGCGCTGTCGCTCCTGTCCGACGCCGAGCGCCAGCGTCTGCTCACGGAGTGGAATCCGCCGCTCCCTCGCGCGGACGCCACCACCGTGTGGGCGCTGTTCGAGGAGCAGGCCGCCCGGACTCCCGACGCGCCCGCCCTGGCCGATGCCACCGTGGTGCTGTCGTACCGGGAGCTGTGCACGCGCGCCCACCGCATCGCCCACCTGCTGCGCCGCCAGGGCGTGGGCCCCGAGTCCGTCGTGGCGCTCGGGCTGGAGCGTCCCCTGGACGTGGTGTCCTCCATCCTGGGCACGCTCGCGGCGGGCGGCGCCTGGCTCCCGTTGGACCTCGCCCACCCGCCGGAGCGGATGCGGCTCGTGCTCGACGAGGCGGGGGCCCGAGTGGTGCTCACCCGCGCCGCCCTGAGTGGCCGGTTCGAGGGCAGGGAAGGTCGGGCGGTGGTCGCCCTGGAGGACGCGGCCTCCGAGCCGGCGACGCCTCCAGGCTCTCCCCCCGAGCCGCACCATGCCGCCTATGTCCTCTTCACCTCGGGCTCCACGGGTGTTCCCAAGGGCGTGGTGGTGGAGCACCGCCAGCTCGTGCACGCCACGCGCGCCCGGGCCCAGGTGTACGGCGCGCCGGGCATCTGCGTCTCGCTGTCGCCGTTCACCTTCGACGCCTCGCTCGCCGGACTGTTCTGGACGCTGCTGCACGGGGGCACGATGCGCTTCCCGGAAGCGGGGGTGATGGAGGATCCCCGGGCCCTGGCGGCGTCGCTCGCGCGGCACGGCGTCACGCACCTGGTGGGCTTCGTGCCCGCGCTCTACGCCCAGATTCTCGCGGCGGCTCCGGCGGGGGGACTCTCCTGCGTGCGCGCCGTCTGCCTGGGCGGCGAGGTGTTCCCGCGTGAGCTCGTGCGCGCCCACCACGAGGCCCTGCCAAACACGCCGCTCTACAACGAGTACGGTCCCACCGAGGCCACCATCTGGTGCACGCAGCACCGGGTGGATCCCTCCGATTCGGGGCCGGTGCCCATCGGTCGTCCCATTCCGGGCTCCCGGGTGTACGTGCTCGACGAGCGGCTCCAGCTCGCGCCCGTGGGCGTGCCGGGAGAGTTGTTCGTGGGTGGCCCCGGCGTGGCGCGCGGCTACCTGGGACGCCCGGGGCCGACCTCCGAGCGCTTCCTGGTCGATCCGTTCGAGCCGAGCCCCGGCGCGCGGCTGTACCGCACGGGAGATCGCGTGCGCTGGCGCGCGGACGGGGTGCTGGAGTTCCTCGGACGCCAGGACGGACAGGTGAAGGTGCGGGGCTTCCGCATCGAGACGGGAGAGGTGGAAGCGGCGCTCGCCTCCTACCCGGGGCTGCGCGAGGTGGCGGTGGTCGTGCGCGAGGACGGACGGGGCGTCCGGAGGCTCGTGGGCTACGTCGTGCCCCAGCGGCGCCCGGGCCCCGAGGCGGAGGCGCTGCGTGCCTTCCTGCGTGAGCGGCTCCCCGAGTACATGGTGCCGGCCACCTTCGTGGAGCTGGAGGCCCTGCCGCGCACGCGTCCGGGCAAGGTGGACACGCGGGCCCTCCCGGCTCCGGAGTTCCAGTCCGGCGGCCGGAGCACGGCGTACGTGGCGCCTCGCAACGAGCTGGAGGAGCGGCTCGCGGGCCTGTGGCGCGAGGTGCTCGGCGTGGAGCGCGTGGGGGTGGACGACAACTTCTTCGAGCTGGGTGGGGACTCCATCCTCAGCATCCAGATCGTCACCCGGGCGGCGAGGGCCGGCATCGAGCTGTCACCGCGCCAGCTCTTCCAGAATCCCACGGTGGCCCGGCTCGCGGCGGTGGCGAACACGCGGCTGGCGGTGCGGGCCGAGCAGGAGCCGGTGACGGGTCCGGTGGCGCTCTCGCCCATCCAGCGCTGGTTCTTCGACCAGGCGCCCGCCGAGCCCCACCACTGGAACATGTCGCTCTTCCTGGAGGTGCGCGGGGCCCTGGACGTGGAGGTGTTGGAGCGGGCGCTGACGCACGTGACGGAGCACCACGACGCGCTGCGCCTGCGCTTCGCGCGCGAGGCGGATGGTTGGCGGCAGGTGTGCGAGGCCCCGGGCATGCCGCCGCGGGTGGAGCAGGTGGACCTGTCGGGCGTTGCCGCGGAGCTCCAGGCGGCGGAGCTGGAGCGGCGGGCCACGCAGGTGCAGGGCTCGCTGCGGTTGGAGGAGGGGCCGCTGCTCCGGGCGGTGCTGTTCCACCTCGGGGCGGGGCGCTCCGGGCGCCTGTTGCTCGTGCTGCACCACCTGGTGGTGGACGGGGTCTCCTGGCGCATCCTCCTGGAGGATCTGCTCACGGCCTACTCGCGGCTCTCCGTGGGGGCCGCGCCGGAGCTGCCGCCGAAGACGACCTCCTTCCAGGCCTGGGCGCGGGGTCTCTCCGAGCATGCCCGCTCGGACGCCCTGGAGGCCGAGCGCTCCTGGTGGTTGGCGCGTCCCTGGTCGCGCGTCACGCGCCTGCCGGTGGACGGGTCGGGGGGCGACAACTCCGAGGGACTCGTGCGGAGCGTGAGCGGGAGCCTCACCGCCGAGGAGACGCGGGCGTTGCTGCAGGACGTGCCCCGCGCGTACCACACGCAGATCAACGACGTGCTCCTCACGGCGCTCGCCCAGGTGGTGGGGCGTTGGACGGGCAATCCGCTGGTGCTCGTGGACGTGGAGGGTCATGGCCGCGAGGAGCTGCTCGCCGGGCTGGACGTCTCGCGCACGGTGGGCTGGTTCACCACGTACTTCCCGGCGCTGTTGGACCTCCAGGAGGCGAAGGGTCCTGGTGAGGCCCTGCGGGCCGTGAAGGAGCAACTGCGCGCCGTGCCTTCCAAGGGCATGGGCTTCGCGCTGCTGCGCCACCTCGTGGAGCCCTCGCCGCTCGTCGCACTCCCCCGGGCGGAGCTGAGCTTCAACTACCTCGGACAGGTGGATGGAGCCCTGGCGGAGGGCGGACTGCTCGCGCTCGCGCCCGAGAGCGCGGGAGCACAGCGGGGCCCAGGCAATCGCAGGCCCCACCTGCTCGACGTGGTGGGCGCGGTGGTGGGGGGCCGGCTCCAGCTCACGTGGTCGTACGGGCAGGCCCCGCACCGCGAGGACACCGTCGCGCGGCTCGCGGCGGACTTCCTCACGCGGCTGCGCGAGCTGATCGCCCACTGCCAGTCCCCCGAGGCGGGCGGCCACACTCCCTCCGATTTCCCGCTGGCGAAGGTCAAGCAGAACCAACTCGACAAACTCTCCGCCCGTTTCGGCAAGAAGACCCGATGA